A single genomic interval of Candidatus Eisenbacteria bacterium harbors:
- the acnA gene encoding aconitate hydratase AcnA, translating to MATLDSFETRDTLDVGGTRFAISRVSKLGDRVAKLPFSLRVLLENLLRREDGRSVTREHIEALLAWDPKKTPEREIPFMPARVILQDFTGVPCVVDLAAMRDAMVKMGGDPKRINPLAAVDLVIDHSVQVDVFGTPTAFAQNVKIEYERNRERYAFLRWGQQAFANFRVVPPGTGIVHQVNLEYLAPVVATAGRNGQQAAYPDTVLGTDSHTTMINGLGVVGWGVGGIEAEAAMLGQPTVMLIPQVVGFRLTGTLAEGATATDVVLTCTEMLRKKGVVGKFVEFFGPGVEHLAVADRATIANMAPEYGATIGFFPVDDETLTYLRLSGRDDGRVRLAEAYYRAQGLFRTKDTPAPVFSDTLELDLGTVVPSLAGPKRPQDRVPLSTMKTSWQAARAEYLKDKGDPAKTMPVEMGGQKGSIGHGAVVIAAITSCTNTSNPAVMLGAGLLARKAASRGLRVKPWVKTSLAPGSKVVTRYLQASGTLADLEALGFNLVGYGCTTCIGNSGPLPEPVATAIEQGDLAVAAVLSGNRNFEGRVNPLTRANYLASPPLVVAYALAGTVDWDPAKDPIGTDPGGKAVYFRDIWPSNAEVRDAVRTVTAALFRDEYGRVFEGDQLWRGMPVPTGDRYAWDAASTYIKAPPFFEGMPRTAGSPGDVRGARCLALLGDSITTDHISPAGSIKADSPAGRYLQSLGVGPKDFNSYGARRGNHEVMMRGTFANIRIKNQLVPGVEGGVTVHIPSGERLAIYDAAMKYKADGTPLVVIAGKEYGTGSSRDWAAKGTLLLGVRAVIAESYERIHRSNLVGMGVLPLEFRAGESARALGLTGRETFDVAGIAEGLRPGKPLTVTARGEDGTTKAFTVTARVDTPDDVEYYRHGGLLPYVLRGLLGA from the coding sequence ATGGCAACGCTGGACAGCTTCGAGACACGCGACACCCTCGACGTCGGCGGCACGCGCTTCGCCATCTCGCGCGTCTCGAAGCTCGGCGATCGCGTGGCGAAGCTGCCGTTCTCGCTCCGCGTGCTGCTCGAGAACCTCCTGCGCCGCGAGGACGGCCGCAGCGTCACGCGCGAGCACATCGAGGCGCTGCTCGCCTGGGACCCGAAGAAGACGCCCGAGCGCGAGATCCCGTTCATGCCCGCGCGCGTGATCCTGCAGGACTTCACGGGCGTACCGTGCGTCGTCGATCTCGCCGCCATGCGCGACGCGATGGTGAAGATGGGCGGAGACCCGAAGCGCATCAACCCGCTCGCGGCGGTCGACCTCGTCATCGACCACTCCGTGCAGGTCGACGTCTTCGGCACGCCCACGGCCTTCGCGCAGAACGTGAAGATCGAGTACGAGCGCAACCGCGAGCGGTACGCGTTCCTGCGCTGGGGGCAGCAGGCGTTCGCGAACTTCCGCGTCGTCCCGCCGGGAACGGGGATCGTGCACCAGGTGAACCTCGAGTACCTGGCGCCGGTCGTCGCGACCGCCGGACGGAACGGGCAGCAGGCCGCGTATCCCGACACGGTCCTCGGCACCGACTCGCACACCACCATGATCAACGGCCTCGGCGTCGTCGGCTGGGGCGTGGGCGGCATCGAGGCCGAGGCGGCGATGCTGGGACAGCCCACCGTCATGCTGATCCCGCAGGTGGTCGGCTTCCGTTTGACGGGCACGCTCGCCGAGGGCGCGACGGCGACCGACGTCGTCCTCACCTGCACCGAGATGCTGCGCAAGAAGGGCGTGGTCGGAAAGTTCGTCGAGTTCTTCGGCCCGGGCGTCGAGCACCTCGCCGTCGCCGATCGCGCGACGATCGCGAACATGGCGCCCGAGTACGGCGCCACGATCGGCTTCTTCCCCGTCGACGACGAAACGCTCACCTATCTGCGCCTCTCGGGTCGCGACGACGGTCGCGTGCGGCTCGCCGAGGCGTACTACCGGGCGCAGGGACTCTTCCGCACCAAGGACACGCCCGCGCCCGTCTTCAGCGACACGCTCGAGCTGGACCTCGGCACGGTGGTGCCGAGCCTCGCCGGCCCGAAGCGGCCGCAGGACCGCGTGCCGCTCTCGACCATGAAGACGTCGTGGCAGGCGGCGCGCGCCGAGTACCTGAAGGACAAGGGCGATCCGGCGAAGACCATGCCCGTCGAGATGGGTGGGCAGAAGGGATCGATCGGCCACGGCGCGGTCGTCATCGCCGCCATCACGAGCTGCACGAACACGTCGAACCCGGCCGTGATGCTCGGCGCCGGGCTCCTCGCACGCAAGGCCGCGTCGCGCGGCCTGCGCGTGAAGCCGTGGGTGAAGACGAGCCTCGCGCCGGGGTCGAAGGTCGTGACCCGCTACCTCCAGGCGAGCGGCACGCTCGCCGACCTGGAGGCGCTCGGCTTCAACCTCGTCGGCTACGGCTGCACGACCTGCATCGGCAACTCGGGTCCGCTGCCGGAGCCGGTGGCGACCGCGATCGAGCAGGGCGACCTCGCCGTCGCCGCGGTGCTGTCGGGCAATCGCAACTTCGAGGGCCGCGTGAATCCGCTCACGCGCGCGAACTACCTGGCGTCGCCGCCGCTGGTCGTCGCCTACGCTCTCGCGGGCACCGTCGACTGGGATCCGGCGAAGGATCCGATCGGGACCGATCCCGGCGGCAAGGCGGTCTACTTCCGCGACATCTGGCCGTCCAACGCCGAGGTGCGCGACGCGGTGCGGACCGTCACGGCCGCGCTCTTCCGCGACGAGTACGGCCGCGTCTTCGAAGGCGACCAGCTCTGGCGCGGCATGCCGGTGCCGACCGGCGACCGCTACGCGTGGGACGCCGCCTCGACGTACATCAAGGCGCCGCCCTTCTTCGAGGGCATGCCGAGGACGGCGGGCTCGCCGGGCGACGTCCGCGGTGCACGCTGTCTCGCGCTCCTCGGCGACTCGATCACGACCGACCACATCTCGCCGGCGGGCTCGATCAAGGCCGACAGCCCGGCGGGGCGCTACCTGCAGTCGCTCGGCGTCGGACCGAAGGACTTCAACTCCTACGGCGCGCGGCGCGGCAACCACGAGGTCATGATGCGGGGGACGTTCGCGAACATCCGCATCAAGAACCAGCTCGTCCCCGGCGTCGAGGGCGGCGTCACCGTGCACATCCCGTCGGGCGAACGGCTCGCGATCTACGACGCGGCGATGAAGTACAAGGCCGACGGCACGCCGCTCGTCGTCATCGCCGGCAAGGAGTACGGCACCGGCTCGTCGCGCGATTGGGCGGCCAAGGGCACCTTGCTGCTCGGCGTGCGCGCGGTCATCGCCGAGAGCTACGAGCGCATCCACCGCTCGAACCTGGTCGGCATGGGCGTGCTCCCGCTCGAGTTCCGCGCCGGCGAGAGCGCGCGCGCGCTCGGGCTGACCGGGCGCGAGACGTTCGACGTCGCCGGCATCGCCGAGGGCCTGCGCCCCGGCAAGCCGCTCACGGTGACGGCGCGGGGCGAGGACGGCACGACGAAGGCGTTCACCGTCACGGCGCGCGTCGACACGCCGGACGACGTCGAGTACTACCGGCACGGCGGGCTGCTGCCGTACGTGCTGCGCGGCCTGCTCGGGGCGTAG
- a CDS encoding MFS transporter: protein MASEHQRAFRILFVGLVCLGMGQSMLFSTLPPAARELGLTPFRISTIFAVSATLWVFVSPWWGRRSDVVGRRRIILTGLLGYGLSMALVATTITCGRTGLLPAALVYPCLIGSRSIFALLGSGTGPASQAYVADRTSHTERTAGVAFLNAAMGLGETMGPGFGSMLAVLGLGAPLYFAAVLAVASAGLLWRLLPEERGHAARAQTLRPRLRVLDLRVLPFLGIAAALQAVRATTTITLSLFFQDTLGLDAAATVRDAGIGFVVLAVAGLFTQLVVVQRLRPTARAMLRVGVPFMLVAFVALALGNAFATHLAALATLGVGLGLVRPGTSAGASLVVDAHEQGAVAGVMSGLAVIGNVFGPMLGTTLYEMTPRAPYILNAAIMTIALATVLASRRLRTLRA from the coding sequence ATGGCGTCCGAGCACCAGCGCGCGTTCCGCATCCTGTTCGTGGGCCTCGTGTGCCTCGGCATGGGGCAGTCGATGCTGTTCTCGACGCTGCCCCCGGCGGCGCGCGAGCTCGGCCTCACGCCGTTTCGCATCTCGACCATCTTCGCCGTCTCCGCGACGCTCTGGGTGTTCGTCTCGCCGTGGTGGGGCCGGCGCAGCGACGTCGTCGGACGGCGGCGGATCATCCTCACCGGACTTCTCGGCTACGGCCTGTCGATGGCGCTCGTCGCGACGACGATCACGTGCGGGCGGACGGGGCTCCTCCCGGCGGCGCTGGTCTACCCGTGCCTCATCGGCTCGCGGTCGATCTTCGCGCTCCTCGGATCGGGCACCGGTCCGGCGTCGCAGGCGTACGTCGCCGATCGCACGAGCCATACCGAGCGCACGGCGGGCGTCGCGTTCCTGAACGCCGCGATGGGGCTCGGCGAGACGATGGGACCCGGCTTCGGCTCGATGCTCGCCGTGCTCGGCCTCGGCGCGCCACTCTACTTCGCCGCCGTGCTCGCGGTCGCGAGCGCCGGACTCCTGTGGCGTCTCCTGCCCGAGGAGCGGGGCCACGCCGCACGGGCGCAGACGCTGCGACCGCGGCTGCGTGTGCTCGACCTGCGCGTGCTGCCGTTTCTCGGCATCGCGGCGGCCCTCCAGGCGGTGCGCGCCACCACCACCATCACACTGTCGCTCTTCTTCCAGGACACGCTCGGGCTCGATGCCGCAGCGACCGTGCGCGACGCCGGCATCGGCTTCGTCGTGCTGGCGGTCGCGGGCCTCTTCACGCAGCTCGTCGTCGTCCAGCGCCTGCGGCCCACGGCGCGCGCCATGCTGCGCGTCGGCGTTCCGTTCATGCTGGTCGCGTTCGTGGCGCTCGCGCTCGGCAATGCGTTCGCGACCCACCTCGCCGCGCTCGCCACGCTCGGGGTCGGCCTCGGGCTCGTGCGCCCCGGCACGTCGGCCGGTGCGTCGCTCGTGGTCGACGCCCACGAGCAGGGTGCCGTCGCCGGAGTCATGAGCGGCCTCGCCGTCATCGGGAACGTCTTCGGGCCGATGCTGGGGACGACGCTCTACGAGATGACGCCTCGCGCCCCATACATCCTCAACGCCGCCATCATGACGATCGCCCTGGCGACGGTTCTCGCCAGCCGGCGCCTGCGCACGCTGCGGGCCTGA
- a CDS encoding PQQ-binding-like beta-propeller repeat protein, translating into MIPRPWAAWGGIVAVALLAAAPALAWERRVRDASSAWAAATTPTGDVFVAIPFPARRHEAKVGVAKLSAQGRERWRRSLAVRAPEHSDEIYGLVVTAEGDVVAGGAIDVASGLEFAAVRLSGRTGRLQWRRIMQGTQRIGAYHEARGIALDPSGDVVLAGTLESATALQYHGTDDLAVVKLAGADGAERWRFVLDGTAQTYDSADRVAVDAAGDVIVAGMVANPAPTVTGYRADVTFMKLAGADGRLLWRTTVGAFVDERSLALDPAGNVLATGTYIAGTSPADFGVLKLDGATGTLRWTAAIDGSTNTWESAFDVVALPSGDVAAVGFTGDYYTRASLTVAAFDGATGAERWRRLIKGTDGWGIGRSIAVGPGGDVIVGGQLRNVESCYDVAVLELSAATGATVMAQVLDGTATATACDAPRDQEPCRGRCPFTGIGIDRDELTSLAIDRNGRIVFSGTLDDGRRGRSHAFAAQLDAAP; encoded by the coding sequence ATGATCCCCCGGCCGTGGGCGGCGTGGGGCGGCATCGTCGCCGTCGCGTTGCTCGCGGCCGCACCGGCCCTGGCGTGGGAGCGACGGGTTCGCGACGCCTCGAGCGCGTGGGCGGCGGCGACCACGCCCACCGGTGACGTGTTCGTCGCGATTCCGTTTCCGGCGCGACGTCACGAGGCGAAGGTCGGCGTAGCCAAGCTGTCGGCGCAGGGTCGCGAGCGGTGGCGGCGCTCGCTCGCGGTGCGTGCGCCCGAGCACAGCGACGAAATCTACGGTCTGGTGGTGACCGCCGAGGGCGACGTCGTCGCGGGCGGTGCGATTGACGTCGCGTCCGGGCTGGAATTTGCTGCCGTGCGCCTGTCGGGCCGCACCGGGCGCCTCCAATGGCGCCGGATCATGCAGGGGACGCAGCGCATCGGGGCGTATCACGAGGCGCGGGGCATTGCGCTCGATCCGTCCGGCGACGTGGTCCTCGCCGGCACCCTCGAGAGCGCGACGGCGTTGCAGTACCACGGCACCGACGATCTTGCGGTCGTGAAGCTCGCTGGCGCGGACGGCGCCGAGCGCTGGCGCTTCGTGCTCGACGGCACGGCGCAGACCTACGACAGTGCCGATCGGGTGGCCGTCGACGCGGCCGGCGACGTGATCGTCGCCGGGATGGTCGCCAACCCGGCGCCGACGGTCACGGGGTATCGAGCCGACGTGACGTTCATGAAGCTCGCCGGTGCGGACGGCCGTCTCCTCTGGCGCACCACCGTCGGCGCGTTCGTCGACGAGCGGTCGCTGGCGCTGGATCCGGCGGGCAACGTGCTCGCGACGGGAACGTACATCGCGGGAACGAGTCCCGCCGACTTCGGCGTCTTGAAGCTCGACGGCGCGACCGGCACGCTCCGATGGACCGCGGCCATCGATGGCAGCACGAACACGTGGGAGTCGGCCTTCGACGTGGTCGCGTTGCCCTCGGGCGACGTCGCCGCGGTCGGCTTCACGGGCGACTACTACACCCGGGCGTCGCTCACCGTCGCCGCGTTCGACGGCGCGACCGGAGCCGAGCGCTGGCGCCGCCTCATCAAAGGCACCGACGGCTGGGGCATCGGCAGGTCGATCGCCGTCGGTCCCGGCGGCGACGTGATCGTGGGCGGACAGCTGCGCAACGTCGAGTCCTGCTACGACGTCGCGGTGCTCGAGCTCTCGGCGGCGACCGGCGCAACCGTGATGGCACAGGTACTCGACGGAACGGCGACCGCGACCGCCTGCGACGCTCCGCGCGACCAGGAGCCTTGCCGGGGTCGATGCCCCTTCACCGGCATTGGCATCGACCGAGACGAGCTCACGAGCCTCGCGATCGATCGCAACGGCCGCATCGTCTTCAGCGGAACGCTCGACGACGGCCGTCGCGGCCGCTCACACGCGTTCGCGGCGCAGCTCGACGCCGCGCCGTAG
- a CDS encoding peptidylprolyl isomerase, whose product MKSPLAFIVAACVLSAAVATPAPAEDKPAAPKKEAAVSGATDPAIAEIDKFIAEKKIDKANPNWKTSLPQPPMLTFTKGKKYIWVLQTNKGTIKIALKPDVAPMHVSSTIYLTRLGFYDGVVFHRVITGFMAQGGDPLGVGTGGPGYKYAGEFSPTAKHDKPGILSMANAGPGTDGSQFFITFVPTPHLDGRHSVFGEVVDGMDVVKKLEAAGSASGKTSEPLSITKATIEVQ is encoded by the coding sequence ATGAAGAGCCCCCTCGCATTCATCGTCGCCGCCTGCGTCCTGTCGGCGGCCGTCGCCACACCCGCGCCGGCCGAGGACAAGCCGGCCGCGCCCAAGAAGGAGGCCGCCGTGAGCGGAGCCACCGATCCCGCCATCGCCGAGATCGACAAGTTCATCGCCGAGAAGAAGATCGACAAGGCGAATCCCAACTGGAAGACCAGCCTGCCGCAGCCGCCGATGCTGACCTTCACGAAGGGCAAGAAGTACATCTGGGTCCTGCAGACGAACAAAGGCACGATCAAGATCGCGCTCAAACCCGACGTCGCGCCCATGCACGTGTCGAGCACGATCTATCTCACGCGCCTCGGCTTCTACGACGGCGTCGTGTTCCACCGCGTGATCACCGGCTTCATGGCCCAGGGTGGCGATCCGCTCGGCGTCGGCACCGGCGGACCCGGCTACAAGTACGCGGGCGAGTTCTCGCCGACCGCGAAGCACGACAAGCCCGGCATCCTCTCGATGGCGAACGCCGGCCCCGGGACGGACGGGAGCCAGTTCTTCATCACCTTCGTGCCGACGCCGCACCTGGACGGCCGCCACTCGGTGTTCGGCGAGGTGGTCGACGGCATGGACGTCGTGAAGAAGCTCGAGGCGGCGGGATCGGCGTCGGGCAAGACCAGCGAGCCGCTGTCGATCACGAAGGCGACGATCGAGGTGCAGTAG
- a CDS encoding sulfatase, translating into MPRRRRILFLPLAAGIAGLCACGPSVPSGPPPQLVAAKRLVDDEPATLPTGLAWGAYANLAGDARVTLTSFTSREALVVGVTPPAAGARTQTWTVDIPDSWRDRKWVGIQPMVRLDGQGGVPLPFQLVSPARDGLRVGIDGGDLAHDTWMAVQIAPVPALDTRDIVSEPFVVARGAVLGFGAGLEPRGPGGTPFPVEFRVAVEDDGRETVVQRTVVDAARAGGWVDARADLAAFAGRTVRLRLSTAGADPAHDGTALPLWADPVVLVPQRAHLMNVVLLSLDTLRARSVGAYGCLRPTTPWLDRFGAEGVVFDAAYTTAPHTLPAHVSVFSGLYLRTHTIRSPRQALPPTVSTVTEHLRGAGYETAAFTEDGFVDPGVGIRRGFATYRENTSPNLHEPLGQAAATFGAGIEWLGRHRDQATFLFLHTYQVHFPYTPLPPYDQAFEPTAEPLDPDQRDLLRYEQETRYLDDQVQRVLDAIDGLGLGVRTLVVVMSDHGEEFMEHGQRTHGFQLYDESTHVPLMMRLPGAVPAGLRVDTPVSLIDVAPTILDLVGAPPLVGADGQSLVPLLGAGKEKWDRRAVFSEAYSSLVAHRSDLLATRTALVHCIFRTGRGTAECYDPAVDPEERSPLVGRERDIMAARNQTVVYGALKPVEPAAAPVEAATPAAQKERTEKLRALGYVE; encoded by the coding sequence GTGCCGCGCCGCCGACGGATCCTCTTCCTGCCGCTGGCGGCCGGCATCGCGGGCCTGTGCGCCTGCGGTCCGAGCGTGCCGTCCGGACCGCCCCCGCAGCTCGTCGCAGCGAAGCGCCTCGTCGACGACGAGCCCGCGACTCTCCCGACCGGGCTCGCGTGGGGCGCGTACGCGAACCTCGCCGGCGACGCGCGCGTCACGCTCACCTCGTTCACGTCGCGCGAGGCCCTGGTCGTGGGCGTGACGCCGCCGGCCGCCGGCGCCCGGACGCAGACCTGGACGGTCGACATTCCCGATTCGTGGCGCGACCGGAAGTGGGTCGGCATCCAGCCGATGGTCCGGCTCGACGGCCAGGGCGGCGTACCGTTGCCGTTCCAGCTCGTGTCGCCGGCCCGCGACGGCCTGCGCGTCGGTATCGACGGCGGCGACCTGGCTCACGACACGTGGATGGCGGTCCAGATCGCGCCGGTTCCCGCCCTCGACACGCGGGACATCGTGAGCGAGCCGTTCGTCGTCGCGCGCGGCGCGGTGCTCGGCTTCGGGGCCGGCCTCGAGCCGCGCGGACCGGGCGGCACCCCGTTCCCGGTCGAGTTCCGCGTCGCGGTCGAGGACGACGGGCGCGAGACGGTCGTGCAGCGCACGGTGGTCGACGCAGCGCGGGCGGGCGGCTGGGTCGACGCACGCGCCGATCTCGCCGCGTTCGCCGGCCGCACGGTACGGCTGCGGCTCTCGACGGCGGGCGCCGACCCCGCGCACGACGGCACCGCGCTGCCGCTGTGGGCGGATCCGGTCGTGCTGGTCCCGCAACGCGCCCATCTGATGAACGTGGTCCTGCTGTCGCTCGACACGCTGCGCGCCCGCAGCGTCGGCGCGTACGGCTGCCTGCGTCCGACCACGCCCTGGCTCGATCGGTTCGGCGCGGAGGGGGTGGTCTTCGACGCGGCCTACACGACGGCGCCCCACACGCTGCCCGCCCACGTGAGCGTCTTCTCCGGTCTCTACCTTCGGACGCACACCATCCGGTCGCCGCGGCAGGCGCTTCCGCCGACGGTGTCGACGGTGACCGAGCATCTGCGCGGCGCGGGATACGAGACGGCTGCGTTCACCGAAGACGGCTTCGTCGATCCGGGTGTCGGCATCCGGCGCGGCTTCGCCACCTACCGCGAGAACACGAGCCCGAACCTGCACGAGCCGCTCGGCCAGGCGGCGGCGACGTTCGGCGCGGGGATCGAGTGGCTCGGGCGGCACCGCGATCAGGCGACGTTCCTCTTCCTGCATACCTATCAGGTGCACTTCCCGTATACGCCGCTGCCGCCCTACGATCAGGCGTTCGAGCCGACCGCCGAGCCCCTCGATCCGGACCAGCGCGACCTGCTGCGCTACGAGCAGGAGACGCGCTACCTCGACGACCAGGTGCAGCGCGTGCTCGATGCGATCGACGGCCTCGGGCTCGGCGTCCGCACGCTGGTCGTCGTCATGTCCGATCACGGTGAGGAGTTCATGGAGCACGGGCAGCGCACGCACGGCTTCCAGCTCTACGACGAGTCGACGCACGTGCCGCTCATGATGCGCCTTCCGGGCGCCGTCCCGGCCGGGCTCCGCGTCGACACTCCCGTGTCGCTGATCGACGTCGCCCCCACGATCCTCGATCTCGTCGGCGCCCCGCCCCTCGTCGGCGCCGACGGGCAGAGCCTCGTGCCGCTGCTCGGAGCCGGCAAGGAGAAGTGGGACCGCCGCGCGGTGTTCTCCGAGGCGTATTCCTCGCTGGTCGCGCACCGCAGCGACCTGCTCGCGACGCGGACGGCGCTCGTGCATTGCATCTTCCGGACCGGCCGCGGCACCGCCGAGTGCTACGATCCGGCGGTCGATCCCGAGGAGCGCTCGCCGCTCGTGGGCCGCGAGCGCGACATCATGGCCGCCCGCAACCAGACCGTCGTGTACGGTGCGCTGAAGCCGGTCGAGCCGGCAGCGGCGCCGGTCGAGGCTGCGACGCCGGCGGCGCAGAAGGAGCGGACCGAGAAGCTCCGCGCGCTCGGTTACGTCGAGTAG
- the thiC gene encoding phosphomethylpyrimidine synthase ThiC: protein MTQLESARQGIVTPEMRRVAQREGVAPEFIRDEVARGRLVIPANVRHLAGSGGEAPSSTGERSYPDVAVGHPGAGGAARLWVNQTAAQRWATIADAGMLRGERAPKRLDPTGIGRMITTKVNANIGASPVSSTTDEEVEKLRWAQKYGADTLMDLSTGGQLGACRQAIVDNGTIPIGTVPIYGMIVGRRIEDLTYDVILKEIEHQARQGVDYFTIHAGVRRGHLPLVGPRVCGIVSRGGSLLAKWMIHHGKENPMFELFDEISAIMREYDVTYSLGDGLRPGCLADASDAAQLAELRTLGELVQRAREKGVQAMVEGPGHVPLDQIGWNMRLEQELCDDAPFYVLGPLVTDVFPGYDHLTSAIGATEAARHGAAMLCYVTPKEHVGLPKADDVKQGCIAYKIAAHAGDIARGVPSAREWDDDLSRARAALNWPRQFELAFDGETARALHDEDLEVDTDFCAMCGHDWCSMRISKEIQAFASGKDAAFQPERRAMQSPGVGDEGRDLLRRRADAIPVVEGKHACHSDLVPDVGRARAVQQALG, encoded by the coding sequence ATGACACAGCTAGAGTCGGCACGACAGGGCATCGTCACTCCCGAGATGCGGCGAGTGGCGCAGCGCGAGGGGGTCGCGCCGGAGTTCATCCGCGACGAGGTCGCGCGCGGGCGGCTCGTGATTCCCGCCAACGTACGGCACCTGGCCGGCAGTGGCGGCGAAGCACCGAGCAGCACGGGCGAGCGAAGCTACCCCGACGTCGCCGTCGGGCACCCCGGAGCCGGCGGCGCCGCGCGCCTGTGGGTCAACCAGACCGCGGCGCAGCGTTGGGCCACCATCGCCGACGCCGGTATGCTGCGCGGCGAGCGCGCGCCGAAGCGCCTCGATCCGACCGGCATCGGCCGCATGATCACCACCAAGGTGAACGCCAACATCGGCGCGTCGCCGGTGTCGAGCACGACGGACGAAGAAGTCGAGAAGCTCCGCTGGGCGCAGAAGTACGGCGCCGACACGCTGATGGATCTCTCGACCGGCGGCCAGCTCGGCGCGTGCCGCCAGGCGATCGTCGACAACGGCACGATCCCGATCGGCACCGTGCCCATCTACGGCATGATCGTCGGCCGCCGCATCGAGGACCTCACCTACGACGTCATCTTGAAGGAGATCGAGCACCAGGCGCGGCAGGGCGTCGACTACTTCACGATCCACGCCGGCGTGCGGCGCGGGCACCTGCCGCTGGTGGGCCCGCGGGTGTGCGGCATCGTGTCGCGCGGCGGATCGCTCCTCGCCAAGTGGATGATCCACCACGGCAAGGAGAACCCGATGTTCGAGCTGTTCGACGAGATCAGCGCGATCATGCGCGAGTACGACGTCACCTACTCGCTGGGCGACGGCCTCCGGCCCGGATGCCTCGCCGACGCGAGCGACGCCGCGCAGCTGGCCGAGCTGCGGACGCTCGGCGAGCTCGTCCAGCGCGCGCGCGAGAAGGGCGTGCAGGCGATGGTCGAGGGGCCCGGCCACGTGCCGCTCGACCAGATCGGCTGGAACATGCGCCTGGAGCAGGAGCTGTGCGACGACGCGCCCTTCTACGTGCTGGGTCCGCTCGTCACCGACGTCTTCCCCGGCTACGACCATCTCACCAGCGCCATCGGTGCGACCGAGGCCGCGCGCCACGGCGCCGCCATGCTCTGCTACGTGACGCCCAAAGAGCACGTCGGCCTCCCCAAGGCCGACGACGTGAAGCAGGGTTGCATCGCCTACAAGATCGCCGCCCACGCCGGCGACATCGCGCGCGGCGTGCCGAGCGCGCGCGAGTGGGACGACGATCTTTCCCGCGCCCGCGCCGCCCTCAACTGGCCGCGCCAGTTCGAGCTCGCCTTCGACGGCGAGACGGCGCGCGCGCTCCACGACGAGGACCTGGAGGTCGACACCGACTTCTGCGCCATGTGCGGCCACGACTGGTGCAGCATGCGCATCTCGAAGGAGATCCAGGCTTTTGCCAGCGGCAAGGACGCCGCCTTCCAACCCGAGCGGCGGGCGATGCAGAGCCCCGGCGTCGGCGACGAGGGTCGCGACCTGCTGCGCCGGCGCGCCGATGCGATCCCGGTCGTCGAGGGCAAGCACGCGTGTCACTCCGACCTCGTGCCCGACGTGGGACGAGCGCGCGCCGTGCAGCAGGCGCTCGGATGA
- a CDS encoding alanine racemase — MDRALARTARGAVEVSPVPSIHDLTTPALLVDAAALDYNLRTMAAALPGPRLRPHVKAHKSTQLARRQAAMGHRAFTCATVREAEGLAAAGLGDDILLANEVLDARRLGRLGTRITVAVDSEATIDAAATGGVHEVLIDVNVGLPRCGCDPADAGRLGDLARRRGLSVRGVMGYEGHAVLMPERATRTTLAARAMELLHQAHAEVGGDVVSAGGTGTYDLHTIPTEIQAGSYALMDTAYAKLALPFRLALSVLGTVVSTSTQGYAVADVGLKALGMDHGPSAIDDAEVWFFSDEHVTFAPARPHRPGDRIRVWPAHVDPTVAYHERAHVVDGERVIETWPIDLRGW, encoded by the coding sequence ATGGATCGGGCTCTGGCCCGGACGGCGCGCGGCGCAGTAGAGGTGTCGCCGGTGCCCTCGATCCACGACCTCACGACCCCGGCGCTGCTCGTCGACGCGGCGGCGCTCGACTACAACCTGCGCACCATGGCCGCAGCGCTGCCCGGCCCGCGCCTGCGACCGCACGTGAAGGCGCACAAGTCGACGCAGCTCGCGCGCCGGCAGGCGGCGATGGGTCACCGCGCGTTCACCTGCGCGACCGTGCGCGAGGCGGAAGGCCTCGCCGCTGCCGGGCTCGGCGACGACATCCTGCTCGCGAACGAGGTCCTCGACGCCCGGCGGCTCGGCCGGCTCGGGACGCGCATCACGGTCGCGGTCGACTCCGAAGCGACGATCGACGCCGCTGCGACCGGCGGCGTCCACGAGGTCCTGATCGACGTGAACGTCGGCCTTCCGCGCTGCGGCTGCGATCCGGCGGACGCGGGGCGGCTCGGCGACCTCGCCCGGCGTCGCGGGCTCTCGGTCCGCGGCGTCATGGGCTACGAGGGTCACGCGGTGCTGATGCCCGAACGGGCGACGCGCACCACGCTCGCCGCACGCGCGATGGAGCTCCTTCATCAGGCCCACGCCGAGGTGGGCGGCGACGTCGTGTCGGCGGGCGGGACGGGCACGTACGACCTCCACACCATCCCGACCGAGATCCAGGCGGGCTCGTACGCGCTCATGGACACCGCGTACGCCAAGCTCGCGCTGCCCTTCCGGCTCGCGCTCTCCGTGCTCGGCACCGTCGTCTCGACCTCGACGCAGGGCTATGCCGTCGCCGACGTGGGCCTCAAGGCGCTCGGAATGGACCACGGGCCATCGGCGATCGACGACGCCGAGGTGTGGTTCTTCTCCGACGAGCACGTGACGTTCGCCCCGGCGCGCCCGCACCGGCCCGGCGATCGCATCCGTGTGTGGCCGGCGCACGTGGACCCGACCGTCGCGTACCACGAGCGCGCCCACGTCGTGGACGGCGAGCGCGTCATCGAAACCTGGCCGATCGATCTCCGGGGCTGGTAG